Part of the Nicotiana tabacum cultivar K326 chromosome 20, ASM71507v2, whole genome shotgun sequence genome, gaatacaaaaatgatcatttcaataaggtctgtgaaaatgatggcatcgtccgacacttcactgttagacatacaccacaacagaatggagtggcagaacgtatgaaccggaccttgctggagaaggtacggtgtatgttgtccaatgctggcttgggcaaagaattttgggctgaggcaattacatatgcatgccacctcattaatcgtctaccatctgctgctattgatggcaaaacaccatttgaaaaatggtacggaaaacctgctgtagattataactctttgcacgtgtttggctcaactgcatattatcatgtgacggagtcaaaattggatccaagggcaaagaaggctatttttatgggaattacttctggagtcaaaggatatcgcttatggtgtcctatgacaaagaaagtaatattcagcagagatgttacctttgatgaatttgctatggtaaataaggtaacagaagataccaaacaaaatgaaggtgcttctaagcaggtggagtttgagggaaaatttatttttcctacacaagaagcagaggaggaaacaaatgaagattaccctctggaaggagagccagtagaggagattccaactcaggaatctcaacaacaacttgaatcaatagcaaccagcaggccaaaaagaacaataacgaaacctgttcgtctcatagagacggttgcttgtgcaacctcaattgtagctgatgatgttcctactacttataaagacgctgtccaaagttcagaagaagataagtggaggattgccatgaatgatgaaatacagtcccttcatcagaatcatacatggagattggccaatctcccgaagggaaagaaaacaattgggtgcaaatgggtatttgcaaagaaagaaggatttcctaaccaattagatgtttgctacaaagcaagattggtggccaaaggatattctcaaaaggagggaattgattacaatgaagtgttttctccagttgtaaaacatttctccattagaattatgttggctttggtagcacaattggatttggaactagttcagatggatgtaaaaactgcgtttttacatggaaacttggaggaggaaatctacatgactcagccagaaggattcaaagttgctggaaaagaaaatatggtgtgcaaacttgaaaaatcgttgtacggattgaaacaatcttctagacaatggtacaagcgatttgacgagttaatgttgcggcaagggtacaagagaagcaaatacgatcattgtgtgtatttgcacaagcttaaagatggttcctttgtatatcttctcctatatgttgatgatatgttgatagcttccaagaattcagaagaaattgataagttgaagattcaactgaagaaggagttcgagatgaaggatttgggcgaggcaaagaaaattcttggcatggagataattagagatagacgttcaaagaaactctgtttatctcaaaaggaatatttgaagagagtacttcaacgttttggcatagatgacaagactaagccagttagtactccacttgcttcccattttaagctaagtactattatgtcgccaatggatgaagctgaacgagagtatatgtcaaaggtaccatacacaaatgttgttggtagcttgatgtatgcaatggtttgcacaaggcctgacatttcacaagctgttggagttattagcagatatatgcacaatccagggaaggagcattggcaagctgtgaagtggattctacggtatattcataatactgtagatgtcgggttagtttttgagcaagaagacaatcagtctgtagttggatattgtgactcagattttgcgggtgatctggacaaacgaagatcaactactggttatgtgtttgcTTTTGCAaaagcaccagttagttggaagtctactttgcagtcaacagttgctttgtctacaacagaggcagagtacatggctattacagatgctgtgaaagaggcaatttggcttcaaggattgctaaaggagcttggtgttgaacaaaaaggtatcacaattttttgtgatagtcaaagtgctattcaattagcgaagaaccaagtttatcatgcaaggacgaagcacattgatgttcggtatcatttcgtacgagaaatcatagaagaaggtggagtcacggtgaagaaaattcatactacagagaatcctgctgatatgctgacaaaggtggtgactgcggtcaagtttcaacattgtttggatttgatcaacattgttgaacactgaagattgaagatgaagacacaaccaaaatttgttattgagagagaattgaaaatgtggaattttgccaaggtggagatttgttgaagtttggcaaaatgccaaagtcccacattggttgggagttaagtttggggggatttttcccctataaaagaaggcctaatgtttaggattgaaacacacctctcatttgccttctcatctgtttaaggcatttgtatcttctctctttagtattatttcacttgtattttggagtgaaataaaatattggttgtgtccgaggagtaggcaaaattagccgaacctcgtaaattctggtgttccctttattgttgctttattgtcttatttattatttggtggctgtcataattttggtatagtagttgtgacttattcacactatatacatttggcttccgcaacatgaGTATCCACCCCTTGAAAACTCATTTTATTGGTTCACCCCCCGCCCTCCAAACCCCCTCACCCACCACCTTTGAGAATGAAAGCAGTAGTGTTCATAATTTAGATATACATTAGATCCCAAGAGGAGGGTAGACCTGCTTATGCTTGTTAGCCCTTTTCTTTGTCTATTATCCTTATTTCACATCCAGTAGTGGTCTAAAATGAATTAACTCATCATTtacttttcatcttttttttaatttgctGTTAAGCTGAGTGTCTGGCCCGCATATTTCAGTGCAAGAGAGGTGTAGCAGCTGTTGATGACAATGAATATGATGATGAGACTGCTGGAGTAAATAGTGAAGATGATGAAAATGACCTGGAAGCCCTGGAGAATGCATCTAGCGATGTGGACTCTGAAGAAGAACGCAGAATGTACCTCACTGTTTTACTGGCTCTATTACTGAAAATGATTATTTGATTGATTGTATACCACTACTGAAACTCGTTCATAAATTTTCAGACGTGATGATGAAATAGAGAGGTTGCTTGAGGACCCCAATGAAAGGTATGTGGATCgagaggaaagaaaaacaaagcgGAGAAAGCAATCCAAAATATCTTACTTGGATGATAGTAAACTCTTGCAGGTATAATAATTAGTTAGCTCAAATTGGCAAATAAAAACTAGATTTAGTGTCAATGTCTATCTCTTCACACTTCTACTTTGTCTAATCTCTGCAAACCTAAAtgacattttttttttgtgtgggtTTGATGATTAAATTTTTGTTGTtgaaaaaacaaagaaacaaatgagATACAATTTTGAATTGGACGGGTTGGGTTGTTTAGTTCACGTTGATCCAACCCATTTTGACCCAAGCAAACCTTGGGTGGGTGGGTCAATGACACATTTGATGACCCAGACCATCTTCACTTCTTATATTTTGCCTCAACCCGCCCAGCCGGCATGGCACTCGTACTGCTGTAGGTTTCTAGTTTTCGTTACAGCACCCAAAATCTGTTAGGATGATTCTCTTACTGCATCACTTCATTTACAATGTGTGGATGGTGATGAGGTCTTTGTGGCTTCAGGCAAaatgtcttctttttcttccctttttttggtTAACAAAATAAGTTGAAGGGATTGAGACTCTTACCGTCTTCAGGCAAaatgtcttctttttcttcccctttttttgGTTAACAAAATAAGTTGAAAGGATTGAGACTCTTTAGTTTATGTCCAGGGTGGTGATGAAGATGGTATGACTCAAGACTTTGATGTTGATAAGGGAGATGATGAAGTGAATCCTCTAGTCATACCTCTAGAAACTGCTCCATCTCAAGAGGAGGTTGTAAAAACATGGTTCACTCAAGATGTTTTTGCTGAACCGGAAGATCAAGATATGTTGGACAAGTATAGCGGCGAAGATGAAATGCTAATAGATCTAGCAGGAGAAAGATCCTCAAAACCTAAGACTCAGATAAGTGATGAATTGCTGGTAGAGAATCCAGGTCTGACGAAGAAAAGAATGGATGGTTCGCTCCAAGTCCCAGCTTCTGAGACAGAAGATTTTGAGATTGTTCCTGCACCACCCACAGATTCGAGTGATTCCTCGTCTGATGAGTCAGATGAATTTGGCGACAGTAGCGATAAAAAGGCTGAAATAGTGGCTACAGCAAAGAAGATGATTTTGAAAAAGCAGAGAGAATTAATGGTTGATGATGGTTACAATAAGTATATGTTTCACGATGAGGGGTTGCCAAAGTGGTTCGTAGACGAGGAGAAAAGGCATCGACAGCCGATAAAGCCTGTGTCGAAAGAGGAGGTTGCTGCAATGAGAGCTCAGTTTAAAGCAATCAATGCTCGTCCAGCAAAGAAGGTAGCAGACGCCAAAGCACGAAAGAAAAGAGCTGCTCAGAGAAAGCTTGAGAAGATTCGAAAGAGAGCTAACTCAATATCAGACCAAGCAGATATTTCTGATCGCTCAAAGAGTAGAATGATTGAACAGCTTTACAAGAAGGCAACACCTAAACCACCAGGAAAAGAATATGTAGTGGCAAAGAGGGGTGTGCAAGTGAAGGTTGGCAAGGGGAAAGTTCTTGTTGATCGACGAATGAAGAAGGATGCAAGAAGGCATGGAATGAGCAAGCAGGGCCCGAAGAAGGGAGTACAAAAACTGAAAGGTCGACGGAAGGCTTCAACAACAGGCAAGAACGGGAAGTCGATATAAAACAAAACTGGAATCTTGAGGATCTTGAAATATAAATATTACTCGAaaaatgttcttttaagcagcTCGTTGCTAATTATTATAGTGTTTAGCGTAAAAACTAACATCAAGGAAGTTTTTAATGTAACGTTAATTGGCATGGTAATCTTATTGTTTAATGTCCTTAAAATCAAGGCTATTATTCAAAGTCTTTTCGAATAGAAAAGCTAAATGTTGACTAGGTTGTAAAATGAATGTAATATTTCGTAAAATCGCGTACTATTATGCGGTAAGTTAAATGGCCAACCTGTAATATGTTTCTGGTTTACGTTATTCTGCAGGCGTAGTACATCTTTCATATAATCTTGTCAAAAGAAGTTAATTGATGCCAATATTCTTGAAGAAGCAATTTTGTTGTTTGATAGTTTTGGATACAGTAACAGAAGAAAATTTGTTTGATTTATGCAAGTGGATTACAAAGGAGATAGTAGAATACTGCTAAAATGAtaccgtatatatatacacattctCTATTTGTTAGTTatgtacaaaaattatacaaattttatatatactttttcggctaccaaatgCAAATAGTTTTAGGCACGGATTAAAAGTGATAATACATGCAATTTTCCAATTATATATAATGTCTTTTGGGGTTTGCTTTTGAGATACATGAGGAATATAATACATGGTCTAAAAGCAATTCTTGACAACTAATATGGGAAATGTAGTACTATACAACTTAAAATTCTAGTTATTTTGTATTAGAAAACCTTGATTTTTGCCTATCTTCCTTTTGTTTTCTAGTACTAAAGTGAAATGGTTGTATTGCAATGTTAAATTGTATTAAGCAACACCATAGCATAGTAGAATTAGAATTTATTATGGTCATATATTTTTAGAGTTGTGATGGTACGCTGACATACAAGCAACGTCAACGTATTAAGCTATATTCCCTCCGGTCTACTATAAATGATTTTTTGATTGCTTTTACACGTACAAAAGAATTCGCTTGTTAgtattaattaataatgaaattaaCCATATaaaccttaatttgttcattgaaaatataacaaatactcctAGGCTCTTTACTTTAAGGACAACTCTGGAAAAAAGagaagttaattccttcttggtatgtgaaaaaatgaaatattgtggaccacaaaaaataaccaaaaaataattaaagtagACCAGAAGGAGTACCGTTTAATCAACATTTTTTATTTTGCAAGCAAAAActtaaatctatatatatatacaacatcCCAATACTGCTCTAACTTACGCAAATATGCGATAGCATCACAGTTATGCATACAACAACTTACACATTAATTACACATACCTGTTATCTCAACCGATAGCACATATATGTTGCTTCATGTTAATTTAGTTTATCTGATTCTGTTAAAAGAGATTAAGTAATGAGGGCAGGGTAAATatgagaaaagaaaatacaaattggTCATTCATCCCACACGCATTttgaatttaaaaagaaaattgacGAAATTTATTAAACGtcaaataaagaaataatatCCAAGCGGTAATTTCataaatataacaacaacaacaacccgtAAACTCAAGTTaacaaataataacaatattGTTTCACAGGTGCAATGAACTGTAGTGTTTTGCAAACTCAAGTTTTCTTCAACgtataattaattatataattcATATGGTAAGTTGTTTTATATGTTCTATAAATAAACTCTCTATAAATCCAAGAATCCACAGATACCAAAAAGGGAAAAGTCAGGGACATTTTGTACAAAATTGGTCAATATAATGCAATCCCAAAGAAAAAATgagattgaaagaaatgaaaataacATTACAGAATTAACTCTTGATTTAGTTAATCTTATGATATTAAAGTATATAGTACATACATTTAAAGCTAAAAGAGTACTCTATAACCTGACCATTAGAGCGATCGAATAGAACTCCCAACAGTACTACTGGCCCTAAATTTGCTATTTTGTCTTTCTTTTGGTTGGGGAAGCAAAGGTTAGGGGAGGCTtatgatcatgttttggaagGTGGGATGGAGAAGCTTTTGACTAGGAGTGAATTTGACAATCAGACATCATTAAATACACATGAAAATGAAGTCAAGATCATACTTAATACACGGAAAATACAAATACGATAGATTAATCATAACACTGATGGAAAACCATACGATGATCACAGTGAACTTGAAACAGTGGGAACATCTCACAGACCAATAACAAGACAATAAATTAAAGACCTGAACAATAACTAGACAATAATGAAAGACTTGAACACCACGAAACACTGCTAAACAAACCAACACACAATGAACCTAAACATGGCCACAACTAGCAGAGCACTTAGAGTTGGACACACACCAGACCTAGAGAGGATAAACTTGGGCACACCAAGGACGGACATACTCGATCAGAACTTGGCAGGTAGGGCAACGCACTTCATTGGTCGGATTGGTGTGGGGCAAATTCATCCAAGCAAGGTCTCCCAAGAAACTGTTAAGATAACACCTTGTATGAAGAGTGTGGCGACACGGATGGGTCACCACGAACCATTCCCCGGGCAAATGTGGATATTCACAACAACCCGAACGATAATTTGGAAGGTCAGCATATTGGTCGATGCGCATATCAGTGAGGGATAACGGTAGCTGAGGGGGAACCAAACCAGCAGGAGGTGGATACATGGCAGTGAGATGA contains:
- the LOC107795393 gene encoding uncharacterized protein LOC107795393; its protein translation is MGKVKGKHRLDKYYHLARECRYRSRAAFKLIQLNSKFSFLHASQSVLDLCAAPGGWMQVAVKKVPVGSLVVGVDIVPIRPIRGAIAVQEDITTPKCKSTIKRIMAEKGVRGFDLVLHDGSPNIGGAWAMEATQQNALVIDSVKLAADLLAPNGTFVTKVFRSQDYTAVLYCLRQLFERVEVDKPLASRSESAEIYIIGLKYKAPAKIDPRILDIKHLFQGGKELPKVVDVLRGTKQKRHRHGYEDGETLLRKVCSAADFVWSDIKSLGSVTSITFDDPASLPMRNHPLTTEEVKTLCEDLRILGQQDLKHLSKWRMLMRKALAPSEKTSNAKAVDECESEEDEDKRLEKEMEELKGTALRKKKREKRLLAKRQAKGKARDALGMQSDATEDGYVDQELFSLTLIKCKRGVAAVDDNEYDDETAGVNSEDDENDLEALENASSDVDSEEERRIRDDEIERLLEDPNERYVDREERKTKRRKQSKISYLDDSKLLQGGDEDGMTQDFDVDKGDDEVNPLVIPLETAPSQEEVVKTWFTQDVFAEPEDQDMLDKYSGEDEMLIDLAGERSSKPKTQISDELLVENPGLTKKRMDGSLQVPASETEDFEIVPAPPTDSSDSSSDESDEFGDSSDKKAEIVATAKKMILKKQRELMVDDGYNKYMFHDEGLPKWFVDEEKRHRQPIKPVSKEEVAAMRAQFKAINARPAKKVADAKARKKRAAQRKLEKIRKRANSISDQADISDRSKSRMIEQLYKKATPKPPGKEYVVAKRGVQVKVGKGKVLVDRRMKKDARRHGMSKQGPKKGVQKLKGRRKASTTGKNGKSI